The Fusibacter sp. A1 DNA segment AGTAAATCCCTCGTTGAAATAGTGGTTGAGCGCGTGAAGGTAGATGTTTTGGTTATGGGCGAATTCATCAGAAATGCTGTTATCTCCGCGATGGACATCACTAAAAAAGATAAATCTAGAATTGTCGTCAAATGGAATCCTTATCGCAGCTTCATAAGCATGTAAGAGTCTTTTCATGGTATTCATCTTATCACCTCACTAGGTATTTACCCTAAAAAGATGCAAGTCATGCAGCTACTGCGATTTAATTCTCTCATTTAAATCGTCCAGATATTCCTGACGCTCGAGTAGTGTCAGAAGCACTTCTTCCAAAGCATCTTTCTCTTCCTGCAGATGTTGCAAGCGTACAAAATCTGTAGCACACCTGACCATTTCATCATCCAGCATCGTCAACCGCTCTTCGGCGTTTGCGATATCGCCATCCAATGCTTCAAATTCCTTTTGTTCTTTATAGGTCATCTTTAACTTCACATTTTTAGTACGTGTATCCGTCTTGATTTCACTCGTTTTGATAAGTGCGTTTTGCTCATCTTGCCACTTATTCATATAGTCCGAGTAATTTCCTGTATTCATCCGTATCTGCCCTATTTGTTCAAAGGACATGACTCTGTCACAGACGCGGTCAAGAAAATAACGGTCATGCGAGACTGCTATCACAGCTCCTGAAAACTCATCCAGATAAGCTTCCAGTATGGTCATCGTATCGATATCAAGGTCATTTGTGGGCTCATCGAGAATCAGCACGTTTGGCGTGGCCATTAAGACGCTTAAAAGATAAAGCCTGCGCCTTTCTCCTCCCGACAGCTTACCTATCGGATTCCACTGTAAATTCTTATCAAAAAGGAATCGTTCCATCATTTGTGAGGCCGTAATCTTCGCACCACTTGCTGTGGTGACAAATTCAGCGATATCTTTTATGAAATCAATCGCCCTTTTTTCAGGCGGAAGCTCGGACGCATGTTGCGTGAAGTAGCCGATGCTCACTGTCTCTCCGATACTGACTTTTCCGGATGTGGGTTTTAGTTTTCCAGTCAGTACATTTAAGAATGTGGATTTTCCCATTCCGTTTTGACCGATGATCCCCAACCTGTCGTTTCGATCAAGTAAGAAGTCATACCCGTCTATCAAATTGACGCCGTTTCCATAAGAGAAAGTAACCTGTTCCATCTCTATGGTCTTGGTCCCTAGCCTTCTGTGGCCCACATCGATGGACATGCCGATATCATTCTTGTTCTCAAGAGACGATTCCAGATCTTTAAAGCGTTCTTTTCTTGCCTTTTGCTTGGTCCGACGTGCCTGAACACCCGCGCGCATCCATGCGAGTTCCTGCTTATATAATTTCGCCTGCTTTTCTTTTGTCGTATGGTCTCTTTCTTTTCGTTCTAGTTTTTTTTCGAGAAACTGAGCGTAATTGCCGGAATAACTGTACATAGAACCCTCATCCAACTCCAGGGTCCTGTTCACGACACGATCTAAAAAGTAGCGGTCATGGGTAATCATCACGAGTGCGCCCTTATATCCACCCAAATACGTTTCCAACCAATCCACGGTCTGATGGTCGAGATGGTTTGTCGGCTCATCAAGAATCAACAGGTCTGACGGTGTGATAAGTGCTCTTGCAAGGGCGATACGCTTTTGCTGACCTCCCGACAGGGAAGAAACCTTGTCATCATAGTTATCTACGCCAAGCTTAGACAGAATCGTCTTCACCTGACTCTCGAACGACCATGCGTCAAGTGCGGTCATGCGATCTGTCAACTGGGTGAACCTTGCTTGTAAACCCTCGTTCATTGCGTCCTTTTCAAGTGCTTTTGATGTCCATTCATACTCCCTGATGATCCGCATGACCTCGGAATCTCCATAAAACACATCCTCAAGCACGGTCGTATCTTCATTATAAACCGGTACTTGCGGCAAATAGGCTATCACAGTCTGCTTTGGCATCGACAAAAGTCCGGTATCAGCAACCTCATAGCCCGATAAAATTTTAAGAAACGTACTCTTTCCTGTTCCATTAACTCCGATCAGCCCTACTTTATCTCCGTCTGTAAGTGTTACGGATATATCGCTAAAGAGCGTCTTCTCAGCATAGCTCTTTGATAAATTGTCAATTTGTATAATCATTTTTTCTCCTACTCTCATCCGATAATCGATCAAACAAGTTGCTGTCAATCGACCAAATTTCTCAATTCATTGTATCACAGGCTTCATCACTGACAAAACTTTAAATTAAAAATGAAATGTTCTTCAAAAAAACTTTTATCTATTCATAAAAAAAAGATTGATTTTTATACTAAAAGGATTTATATTCAAAACGTAGAGTGTTGCTCCAACCTTAGTTGTATACTATGGTTAAAGGCGAAAAATTATTATGGAGAAAAAACATGATTAATCAAGTTGAACCAATGTCATTTGAAGAAAGAGATTTGTTAAAACTTAAAAAGCAAAAGAAAATCGAAAAGAAAAAGGTTTTTAGCAATGAAACAGCTAAGGAACTTCGTAAAGCCCCTAAAAAAGGCAAAAAAGCGAAACCTTCCAGTCGTTTCACAGATTATGACAGTGAAGAATGGTATGATTAATGAAACACATTATTAAGGAGTATGATTATGTCTTTAAAAATCATTAGAGCAATTTTAGCAGAACGTATGGGATATAGTGACGATACAGAAATCACATCAAATCTTTCGCTATTTGACGATCTAGAAATGAATGGCAACGATTTTGATGAAACAATAGCAGAACTTGAAGAGCGTTTTGATATCGAATTTGACGATGATGATATCGATGGCATTGAATATGTCAGTGATTTAGTCAAATTTGTAAAAAAACACGCAGAATAGTAAAAGACGCCGATGGGCGTCTTTTTTTATTGTTTACTTTTGGATCATATCTTCAGGTCCAGCTCATGAACCATCATCGCTTGTCCGGATTCCTTTAAATAAATCGAGGACTCTTTGATCATCGCATAGGCCTCAAAGCCTTCTTTAAAGTGATACTGACTGTCCACGCTTCCTAGGAACAAAGCTCCGACACCAGCGTCTGAGAGACCGATGAGCTTTGATTCTCCAGCCTCATCCACCACCCAAAGTTTAAGTTCCTCATAGATCGAGTCGTTCTCGTCAATCCACAAGTTGTGGTCTTCATCGTGTTCCATCAGCGCGCCAAAAGCGTCATTGACTGCAGCACCCACTACCTCAGAACCGTCATCTACCTCACCGTTTTCATTTTCATCGACAACTAGTATGCCGCTTCCCTGAGTAAGCGCCCTAAACTCATCAAGTTTTCCGTCCATATTCAGATCCAGTTCAATTTTCCGGTCGCTAAAGGCAATACCCGACCCGTCCAGATTAAGGACAAGCGGATCATGGAACTCGCCTACCTGCAGTTCAATGCTGTTTTCTTCGTAATACGACCGTGAAAAATCCAAGTTGACGGCAAATTCGATTTCAACTCCATCTTCAGTC contains these protein-coding regions:
- a CDS encoding ABC-F family ATP-binding cassette domain-containing protein, which gives rise to MIIQIDNLSKSYAEKTLFSDISVTLTDGDKVGLIGVNGTGKSTFLKILSGYEVADTGLLSMPKQTVIAYLPQVPVYNEDTTVLEDVFYGDSEVMRIIREYEWTSKALEKDAMNEGLQARFTQLTDRMTALDAWSFESQVKTILSKLGVDNYDDKVSSLSGGQQKRIALARALITPSDLLILDEPTNHLDHQTVDWLETYLGGYKGALVMITHDRYFLDRVVNRTLELDEGSMYSYSGNYAQFLEKKLERKERDHTTKEKQAKLYKQELAWMRAGVQARRTKQKARKERFKDLESSLENKNDIGMSIDVGHRRLGTKTIEMEQVTFSYGNGVNLIDGYDFLLDRNDRLGIIGQNGMGKSTFLNVLTGKLKPTSGKVSIGETVSIGYFTQHASELPPEKRAIDFIKDIAEFVTTASGAKITASQMMERFLFDKNLQWNPIGKLSGGERRRLYLLSVLMATPNVLILDEPTNDLDIDTMTILEAYLDEFSGAVIAVSHDRYFLDRVCDRVMSFEQIGQIRMNTGNYSDYMNKWQDEQNALIKTSEIKTDTRTKNVKLKMTYKEQKEFEALDGDIANAEERLTMLDDEMVRCATDFVRLQHLQEEKDALEEVLLTLLERQEYLDDLNERIKSQ
- a CDS encoding phosphopantetheine-binding protein, with product MSLKIIRAILAERMGYSDDTEITSNLSLFDDLEMNGNDFDETIAELEERFDIEFDDDDIDGIEYVSDLVKFVKKHAE